One Theropithecus gelada isolate Dixy chromosome 3, Tgel_1.0, whole genome shotgun sequence genomic window carries:
- the SIK1 gene encoding serine/threonine-protein kinase SIK1, translating into MVIMSEFSADPAGQGQGLQKPLRVGFYDIERTLGKGNFAVVKLARHRVTKTQVAIKIIDKTRLDSSNLEKIYREVQLMKLLNHPHIIKLYQVMETKDMLYIVTEFAKNGEMFDYLTSNGHLSENEARKKFWQILSAVEYCHDHHIVHRDLKTENLLLDGNMDIKLADFGFGNFYKSGEPLSTWCGSPPYAAPEVFEGKEYEGPQLDIWSLGVVLYVLVCGSLPFDGPNLPTLRQRVLEGRFRIPFFMSQDCESLIRRMLVVDPARRITIAQIRQHRWMRAEPCLPGPACSTFSAHSYSSNLGDYDEQALGIMQTLGVDRQRTVESLQNSSYNHFAAIYYLLLERLKEYRNAQCARPGPARQPRPRSSDLSGLEVPQEGLSTDPFRPALLCPQPQTLVQSVLQAEMDCELQSSLQWPLFFPVDASCSGVFRPRPVSPSSLLDTAISEEARQGPGLEEEQDVQESLPSSTGRRHTLAEVSTRLSPLTAPCIVVSPSTSASPAEGTSSDSCLTFSASKSPVGLSGTPATQGLLGACSPVRLASPFLGSQSATPVLPTQGGLGGAVLLPVSFQEGRRASDTSLTQGLKAFRQQLRKTTRTKGFLGLNKIKGLARQMCQAPASRASRGGLSAFHAPAQSPGLHGIAAGSREGRSLLEEVLEQQRLLQLQHHPAAVPGCSQAAQPAPAQFVIAPCDGPGAAPLPSTLLMSGLPLLQPPLLQTGVSPVASAAQLLDTHLHIGAGPTTLPAAPPPRLARLAPGCEPLGLLQGDCEMEDLTPCPLGTFVLVQ; encoded by the exons ATGGTTATCATGTCGGAGTTCAGCGCGGACCCCGCGGGCCAGGGTCAGGGCCTGCAGAAACCCCTCCGGGTGGGTTTTTACGACATTGAGCGGACCCTGGGCAAAGGCAACTTCGCGGTGGTGAAGCTGGCGCGGCATCGAGTCACCAAAACGCAG gttgcaataaaaataattgataaaacaCGATTAGATTCAAGCAATTTGGAGAAAATCTATCGTGAGGTTCAGCTGATGAAGCTTCTGAACCATCCACATATCATAAAGCTCTACCAG GTTATGGAAACAAAGGATATGCTTTATATCGTCACTGAATTTGCTAAAAATGGAGAAATGTTTG ATTATTTGACTTCCAACGGGCACCTGAGTGAGAACGAGGCACGGAAGAAGTTCTGGCAAATACTGTCAGCCGTGGAGTACTGTCACGACCATCACATCGTCCACCGGGACCTCAAGACCGAGAACCTCCTGCTGGATGGCAACATGGACATCAAGCTAGCAG attttggatttgggaATTTCTACAAGTCAGGAGAGCCTCTGTCCACGTGGTGTGGGAGCCCGCCATATGCCGCCCCGGAAGTCTTTGAGGGGAAGGAGTATGAAGGCCCCCAGCTGGACATCTGG AGCCTGGGTGTGGTGCTGTACGTCCTGGTCTGTGGTTCTCTCCCCTTTGACGGGCCTAACCTGCCGACGCTGAGACAACGGGTGCTGGAGGGCCGCTTCCGCATCCCCTTCTTCATGTCTCAAG ACTGTGAGAGCCTGATCCGCCGCATGCTGGTGGTGGACCCTGCCAGGCGCATCACCATCGCCCAGATCCGGCAGCACCGGTGGATGCGGGCTGAGCCCTGCTTGCCAGGACCCGCCTGCTCCACCTTCTCCGCGCACAGCTAcagctccaacctgggcgactaTGACGAGCAGGCGCTGGGTATCATGCAGACGCTGGGCGTCGACCGGCAGAGGACGGTGGAG TCGCTGCAAAACAGCAGCTATAACCACTTCGCTGCCATTTATTACCTCCTCCTCGAGCGGCTCAAGGAGTATCGGAATGCCCAGTGCGCCCGCCCCGGGCCTGCCAGGCAGCCGCGACCTCGGAGCTCGGACCTCAGCGGTTTGGAG GTGCCTCAGGAAGGCCTTTCCACTGACCCTTTCCGCCCCGCCCTGCTGTGCCCGCAGCCGCAGACCTTGGTACAGTCTGTCCTGCAGGCCGAGATGGACTGTGAGCTCCAGAGCTCGCTGCAGTGG CCCTTGTTCTTCCCGGTGGATGCCAGCTGCAGCGGAGTGTTCCGGCCCCGGCCCGTGTCCCCCAGCAGCCTGCTGGACACAGCCATCAGTGAGGAGGCCAGGCAGGGGCCAGGCCTAGAGGAGGAGCAGGACGTGCAGGAGTCCCTGCCCAGCAGCACGGGCCGGAGGCACACCCTGGCCGAGGTCTCCACCCGCCTCTCACCACTCACCGCTCCAT GTATAGTCGTCTCCCCCTCCACCTCGGCAAGTCCTGCAGAGGGAACCAGCTCTGACAGTTGTCTGACCTTCTCTGCGAGCAAAAGCCCTGTGGGGCTCAGTGGCACCCCGGCCACTCAGGGGCTGTTGGGCGCCTGCTCCCCGGTCAGGCTGGCCTCACCCTTCCTGGGGTCGCAGTCCGCCACCCCGGTGCTGCCGACTCAGGGGGGCTTGGGAGGAGCTGTTCTGCTCCCTGTCAGCTTCCAGGAGGGACGGCGGGCATCGGACACCTCACTGACTCAGG GGCTGAAGGCCTTTCGGCAGCAGCTGAGGAAGACCACGCGGACCAAAGGGTTTCTGGGACTGAACAAAATCAAGGGGCTGGCTCGCCAGATGTGCCAGGCCCCTGCCAGCCGGGCCAGCAGGGGCGGCCTGAGTGCCTTCCACGCCCCTGCACAGAGCCCAGGCCTGCATGGCATTGCAGCTGGCAGCCGGGAGGGCCGGAGCCTGCTGGAGGAGGTGCTAGAACAGCAGAG GCTGCTCCAGTTACAGCACCATCCGGCCGCTGTGCCCGGCTGCTCACAGGCCGCCCAGCCAGCCCCCGCCCAGTTTGTGATTGCCCCCTGTGATGGCCCCGGGGCTGCCCCGCTCCCCAGCACTCTCCTCATGTCGGGGCTCCCGCTGCTGCAGCCCCCACTCCTGCAGACCGGCGTCTCCCCAGTGGCCTCGGCGGCGCAGCTCCTGGACACACACCTGCACATTGGTGCCGGCCCCACCACCCTCCCCGCTGcgcccccaccacgcctggcaaggCTGGCCCCAGGTTGTGAGCCCCTGGGGCTGCTGCAGGGGGACTGTGAGATGGAGGACCTGACGCCCTGCCCCCTGGGAACCTTTGTCCTGGTGCAGTGA